The following proteins come from a genomic window of Paenibacillus sp. CAA11:
- a CDS encoding GntR family transcriptional regulator: MLNSDHVEPLYIQLKKAIQSAINNEEFKQGEQIPTEIELSSRYNVSRITVRKAVEELVQEGYLVKKQGKGTFVSQSKIGRKIEHLIGFTAACQANGLSSHSEVTYREMIEPDSKMQTLLRLARGEKVIYIQRKRYAEENPLMLENNYYPESRFSFLMEEELEGSLYELLREKYGIDPNQPGETTLELALADEVKAKLLEVSIGEPLFYMKTVIYDQSGQPVHIGHQYMIGQRYQFTL; this comes from the coding sequence ATGTTAAATTCGGATCATGTCGAGCCTTTATATATTCAATTAAAAAAAGCCATCCAATCGGCCATTAACAATGAAGAATTTAAGCAAGGGGAACAGATTCCAACGGAAATTGAGCTGAGCAGCCGGTATAATGTCAGCCGGATTACGGTCCGCAAGGCGGTTGAAGAGCTGGTTCAGGAAGGTTACCTGGTTAAGAAGCAAGGGAAGGGAACCTTTGTGAGCCAATCTAAGATCGGTAGAAAGATTGAGCACTTAATTGGCTTTACGGCAGCCTGTCAAGCGAATGGACTATCCTCACACAGTGAGGTCACGTACAGGGAGATGATTGAACCGGACAGCAAAATGCAAACGCTTTTGCGGCTTGCGCGAGGCGAGAAGGTCATTTATATTCAGCGCAAACGATATGCGGAAGAGAACCCGCTTATGCTGGAGAATAACTACTATCCCGAATCCCGCTTTTCTTTTCTGATGGAAGAGGAGCTGGAAGGCTCGCTCTACGAGCTACTTAGGGAGAAGTATGGAATTGATCCTAATCAGCCGGGGGAGACGACACTGGAATTAGCCTTGGCAGATGAAGTCAAAGCGAAACTGCTGGAAGTCTCTATTGGCGAACCCTTATTTTATATGAAAACCGTCATTTATGATCAATCAGGCCAGCCAGTTCATATCGGGCACCAATATATGATTGGTCAACGTTATCAGTTTACCCTTTAA
- a CDS encoding amidohydrolase: MGSSSNSSADILLVSNAIFTGLSNEPEAGFLAVRGNKILAIGPVEDKDMWIGPKTKVYSFHDQLIMPGVHDNHVFFTGYMSLHYGVDLSETSSPEEAAELLLHAAKELPEGKNVYAFGWDAEAWGGSPNSKLLDDMFPDRPVTAINRSKSECWMNQLATERYKFTPKECSAEARALLLREMLSDPEAVESAFLSFCDEMAKRGVTSIKDIQFDDSYGLLAVLQQLEREERLPLRVHFALEPVLEPLNTKFGAECKRIYPGDHLRYQGCKLMVDGVVADHTGDMLEPYADMPGVTGLKSVDYDTLEQTVLEADRHGIKCCLTAEGDAAIRKCVDIYEKCRKQSGSNQLKHSISDLEYPHPDDLRRMGELEIYAEVYAQILLLNPSHHEAYMAACVGKAKESRFHNYRGIVDAAIPLAFGTDLPLFMTSVPDSIYAAHARLFPDGTPEGGWQRDRGLSIAEILKAWTIHGASHCGMEELTGTLEVGKLADIAVFDRNLFTVESSAIRSAEVVLTIANGSVRYDQCSRWS, from the coding sequence ATGGGAAGCAGTTCTAACAGCAGCGCAGATATTTTACTGGTATCTAATGCCATATTCACAGGTTTAAGCAATGAACCGGAAGCAGGATTTTTAGCCGTTCGAGGAAATAAGATTCTAGCTATTGGCCCTGTCGAAGACAAGGATATGTGGATCGGTCCCAAGACCAAGGTATACTCGTTCCATGATCAGCTCATCATGCCAGGCGTGCATGATAACCATGTCTTTTTTACAGGTTACATGTCGCTGCATTATGGTGTTGATCTAAGTGAGACCTCTTCACCGGAGGAGGCGGCAGAGCTTCTCCTTCATGCGGCTAAAGAATTGCCTGAAGGCAAAAATGTATACGCTTTCGGATGGGATGCTGAAGCTTGGGGCGGATCTCCGAATTCTAAGCTGCTGGATGATATGTTCCCGGATCGTCCGGTCACGGCTATCAATCGCAGCAAAAGTGAATGCTGGATGAATCAGCTCGCTACAGAGCGATATAAGTTTACTCCGAAGGAGTGCAGCGCAGAGGCAAGAGCCTTGTTGTTAAGGGAGATGTTAAGCGATCCGGAGGCAGTGGAGTCTGCGTTCCTGTCCTTCTGCGATGAGATGGCTAAGCGGGGAGTCACTTCGATCAAGGACATTCAGTTTGACGATTCTTACGGACTTCTGGCTGTTCTTCAACAATTGGAGAGAGAGGAGCGGCTGCCGCTGCGCGTGCACTTCGCTTTGGAACCAGTGCTTGAGCCGTTAAATACGAAATTCGGAGCTGAGTGTAAAAGAATCTACCCTGGAGACCACCTTCGCTATCAAGGCTGTAAGCTGATGGTAGACGGGGTTGTCGCAGATCATACAGGGGATATGCTTGAGCCTTATGCAGATATGCCAGGAGTAACCGGGTTGAAATCAGTAGATTATGACACACTTGAGCAAACCGTTCTTGAAGCCGACCGGCACGGAATTAAATGCTGCCTTACTGCCGAGGGCGATGCCGCTATTCGCAAGTGTGTCGACATCTATGAGAAATGCCGCAAGCAGTCCGGTAGCAATCAGCTTAAGCATTCCATCAGCGATTTGGAGTATCCGCATCCGGATGATTTGAGGCGGATGGGGGAACTCGAAATCTATGCAGAAGTCTATGCTCAAATATTGCTCTTAAACCCCTCGCACCATGAGGCCTATATGGCAGCATGTGTTGGCAAGGCTAAGGAGAGTAGATTTCATAATTATCGTGGAATTGTGGACGCGGCTATTCCCCTGGCATTCGGTACAGACCTGCCGCTGTTTATGACCAGCGTTCCCGACTCCATCTATGCCGCTCACGCCAGACTATTTCCGGATGGTACACCAGAGGGCGGCTGGCAGCGGGATCGTGGATTATCTATCGCAGAAATCTTAAAGGCTTGGACGATCCATGGAGCTTCTCATTGTGGTATGGAGGAGCTAACGGGGACATTAGAAGTGGGGAAGCTGGCGGATATTGCTGTCTTTGACCGTAACTTGTTCACGGTGGAAAGTTCAGCGATCCGTTCCGCTGAAGTCGTACTAACGATTGCGAATGGGTCTGTACGTTATGATCAATGCAGCAGGTGGTCATGA
- a CDS encoding YfcC family protein, whose protein sequence is MDTAKKKSRWALPHSYTLIFVIIIVMAALTWIVPSGEFTREHTTIDGTDREVIVPGTYHTVPKIEDGADKRQGIGAILSAPMEGVMNAVDVVAFVLVVGGAFGIILNTGAIDRGLVSLARKLKDRGIWVIPLSMIIFSLGGSTFGMSEEIIPLYTIFISLMFALGFDSMTAILILFLGTQIGYVGSTTNPFSVLIAQGVAGIQGNPQLWLRFIEWLVFTGVSIGFTMWYAHRVKRNPEKSLVFKNDLINRPVFLTEDDGQEIHFSVRDKLILSGFVVTLGLIVWGILAKGWYMTEIGAVFLALGLFAGIISKMNQKEMAENFVKGCAEFVYAAVIIGLARGILVIAENGMIIDTILNSLSSLLKGLPSYAFTTIMLLVHNVITFFVPSSSGEAALTMPVLAPLGDLVQVNREAIVTSYQFGNGLTNLISPTGGVLLAGLAIARINFGQWLKVIMKIFPLLWVIAAVFAAISAYVGM, encoded by the coding sequence ATGGACACCGCGAAGAAAAAAAGCAGATGGGCTTTACCTCATAGTTATACACTTATTTTCGTTATTATTATTGTCATGGCGGCATTAACCTGGATCGTTCCAAGCGGTGAGTTTACTAGAGAACACACTACTATTGACGGGACGGACAGGGAGGTTATTGTTCCGGGGACCTATCATACGGTTCCCAAGATTGAGGATGGTGCGGATAAACGGCAGGGAATCGGTGCTATTCTAAGTGCCCCCATGGAAGGGGTTATGAATGCGGTTGATGTTGTAGCCTTTGTACTTGTTGTTGGAGGCGCTTTCGGAATTATTCTGAATACAGGGGCGATCGACAGAGGACTCGTCTCCTTGGCTAGAAAGCTTAAAGACCGCGGAATTTGGGTCATCCCGCTATCCATGATTATTTTTAGCTTAGGCGGCTCAACCTTTGGGATGAGTGAAGAGATCATTCCCTTATATACGATATTCATCAGCCTGATGTTTGCCTTAGGTTTTGATTCAATGACAGCTATTCTAATTCTGTTCCTGGGGACACAGATCGGTTATGTAGGCTCTACGACGAATCCATTCTCTGTGTTGATTGCACAGGGAGTTGCGGGCATTCAGGGCAACCCGCAGTTGTGGCTTCGTTTTATAGAGTGGCTTGTGTTTACAGGGGTGTCCATCGGGTTCACGATGTGGTATGCGCATAGAGTCAAACGTAATCCTGAGAAATCACTGGTATTTAAGAACGATCTCATTAATAGACCCGTTTTTCTTACGGAAGACGACGGACAGGAGATTCATTTCTCCGTTCGGGATAAGCTGATCCTATCCGGGTTTGTAGTTACCTTAGGGCTTATTGTTTGGGGCATTTTGGCCAAAGGCTGGTATATGACTGAGATTGGTGCTGTTTTTCTGGCATTGGGATTATTTGCGGGCATCATTTCTAAAATGAACCAGAAAGAAATGGCCGAGAATTTCGTGAAGGGCTGTGCCGAGTTTGTTTATGCTGCCGTTATTATCGGTCTGGCTAGAGGCATTCTAGTGATTGCCGAGAATGGCATGATTATCGACACCATCCTCAACTCCTTATCCAGTCTGTTAAAAGGGCTTCCGAGCTATGCATTTACAACCATCATGCTGCTGGTGCATAATGTGATCACCTTCTTTGTTCCGTCTTCCTCAGGAGAAGCAGCATTGACGATGCCGGTTCTGGCGCCGCTGGGAGACTTGGTACAAGTGAATCGTGAAGCGATCGTAACCAGCTATCAATTTGGCAATGGCTTGACGAATTTGATCTCGCCAACAGGCGGGGTTCTGCTCGCAGGACTGGCGATTGCACGCATCAACTTCGGCCAATGGCTGAAAGTGATTATGAAGATTTTCCCGCTGCTGTGGGTGATTGCTGCTGTATTCGCAGCCATTTCAGCCTATGTAGGGATGTAG
- a CDS encoding GntR family transcriptional regulator → MKSSFDEGQPIFLQIAEMIEDDILSGTYQEEDQIISTTQISKTFQINPATAVKGVALLVNEGILYKKRGLGMYVAEGAKELIMNKRKDRFYNDFVVKLLDEASKLGLTKKDIVRMIEQDIKEMND, encoded by the coding sequence ATGAAATCGAGCTTTGATGAAGGCCAGCCGATTTTTCTGCAAATCGCCGAAATGATTGAGGATGACATCCTGAGTGGTACCTACCAGGAGGAGGATCAGATTATCTCAACAACTCAAATTTCGAAGACATTTCAGATTAATCCGGCTACAGCTGTAAAGGGAGTTGCATTGTTGGTGAATGAAGGGATTTTGTACAAGAAGAGAGGGCTGGGCATGTATGTGGCCGAGGGGGCCAAGGAACTGATTATGAACAAGAGGAAGGATCGTTTTTATAACGATTTCGTAGTCAAGCTGCTTGATGAAGCAAGCAAGCTTGGCCTAACCAAGAAGGATATTGTTCGAATGATCGAGCAGGACATAAAGGAGATGAATGATTAA
- a CDS encoding ABC transporter ATP-binding protein codes for MSAVLECTNVSKSYGKTEAVRNLEFRLEENTIYGLLGRNGAGKTTLLNMLTGGIFPDDGLIEVAGSKLNPGDSPKDTCYVREKNLFFGGAKVGEILEIASAFHPGWDEALANDLIRTFRLNRNKKIRQLSRGMESLVGNIVGLASRAPLTIFDEPVLGLDVLMRERFYRVLMEDYAEHPRTILLSTHLIDEIATVVEKVYIMDSGSILLHEDVDQIRSDSHLLTGTREAIEQFTAGKQVIYREEFGKNMMVAVYDRFDVNVLAEAERQGISVDGLPLQKFFAYMIERGELA; via the coding sequence ATGAGTGCCGTATTGGAATGCACGAATGTTAGCAAGAGCTATGGGAAGACGGAAGCCGTCCGCAATTTGGAATTCAGGCTGGAGGAGAATACCATATATGGTCTGCTGGGTCGCAACGGTGCCGGAAAGACAACCCTTCTCAATATGCTGACCGGGGGAATCTTCCCTGACGATGGACTTATTGAAGTGGCTGGAAGCAAGCTTAATCCTGGTGATTCGCCTAAGGATACTTGTTATGTAAGAGAGAAGAATTTGTTCTTCGGAGGGGCAAAGGTTGGTGAGATCTTGGAGATTGCCTCTGCATTCCATCCTGGGTGGGATGAAGCCTTGGCAAATGATCTTATAAGAACCTTCAGGCTTAACCGCAATAAGAAAATCCGTCAGCTGTCACGCGGTATGGAGTCTCTAGTAGGGAATATCGTTGGACTGGCCAGCCGGGCGCCACTCACCATTTTTGACGAGCCTGTCCTGGGGCTGGATGTGCTGATGCGCGAGAGATTCTATCGTGTACTGATGGAGGACTATGCCGAACATCCGAGAACGATTCTGCTCTCTACTCACCTTATTGATGAGATCGCTACAGTGGTTGAGAAGGTATATATCATGGACAGTGGTTCGATTCTCCTGCATGAGGATGTGGACCAGATCCGGTCTGACTCTCATTTATTAACCGGTACTAGGGAAGCGATTGAGCAGTTTACAGCCGGCAAACAGGTCATTTACCGGGAAGAGTTCGGCAAGAACATGATGGTGGCGGTATATGACCGTTTTGATGTGAATGTATTGGCCGAGGCGGAGCGTCAAGGGATTTCCGTCGATGGACTGCCGCTGCAGAAATTCTTTGCTTACATGATCGAAAGGGGAGAACTGGCTTGA
- a CDS encoding serine hydrolase: MRKLNILKRSKKYGMLLLSAITMISLTGIPHQSTRAASQINGPKDAQEVQSFVDSYFSRPEVKSKLAGAAVVIVKDDKVLLNKGYGYSDIQSKKQVDPDQTYFRMASISKLFTATGVMQLAEEGKVDLDKSVEAYLGDIKIPNQTGSPLTLKHLMTHTSGFDYTDGVSGAAAFGLEKKYPLEQYVKDYLPTIVRKPGTAYRYDNYAYTLQGYIIQKVTNKPFEAVMKERILNPLGMKHSDFQMTSEVLSGLATSYDANNKPRQAYPNIPTIAPDGGLFSTSTDFSKYMLAMLNGGKLGETAILKPSSVAEMQKPHVALNSKLPNAAYGFEMFHHESFNGQQVVGKGGDLEGYHSWMWLLPEQKVGGFIVINNDNSGIRNDFFQAFMDHYYPKQSGKPIVPLQPTQAELSQFEGAYRYLRIPLLHFDVTAKAGYLEISGPSGTHKLEQLEPLLFQDEEGRLAAFRQESDGSISYLSYDLPDAWSEKLPSYKDYQDVPKDSPYAAYINNLRKLGGVLEADAASFNPEKPLTRGEFAAMITRLAGVKRSNKPSIFADVRGHQYEADIQTMTELGAIRGTAKQVFLPDQIIKREEVAAFIYHLSKSLGFPTVTAKLHGEVPEWAREAVQFVVGSSLIGPDVRAGEAGSVDYRAADPLLRQEAAVILTKFAKLIGSE, translated from the coding sequence GTGAGAAAATTGAATATTTTGAAGCGAAGCAAAAAATATGGAATGTTGTTGCTCTCGGCGATCACCATGATTTCACTAACAGGAATTCCTCATCAAAGCACAAGGGCTGCTTCACAGATAAACGGTCCGAAGGATGCACAAGAAGTTCAGAGCTTTGTAGACTCGTATTTCTCCAGACCTGAAGTGAAGAGCAAGCTTGCTGGTGCAGCTGTCGTGATTGTTAAGGACGATAAGGTTTTGCTGAATAAAGGTTATGGCTATTCGGATATCCAGTCCAAGAAGCAAGTAGACCCGGATCAGACATACTTCAGAATGGCGTCCATTTCTAAATTATTCACCGCTACAGGAGTCATGCAGCTAGCTGAAGAAGGTAAAGTTGATTTGGATAAGTCTGTAGAGGCTTATTTAGGAGACATCAAGATTCCAAACCAAACCGGATCCCCTCTTACTCTGAAGCATCTTATGACGCATACAAGCGGCTTCGACTATACGGACGGAGTTAGTGGAGCGGCCGCCTTTGGCTTAGAGAAAAAGTATCCCTTGGAACAATACGTCAAAGATTACCTGCCCACTATCGTCCGCAAGCCGGGAACGGCTTATCGGTACGATAACTACGCCTACACGCTGCAAGGCTACATTATTCAGAAGGTTACGAATAAACCGTTTGAAGCTGTTATGAAAGAACGGATTTTGAATCCGTTAGGGATGAAACACAGTGATTTTCAGATGACAAGCGAAGTGCTGTCAGGACTTGCGACAAGTTATGATGCTAATAATAAGCCTCGGCAAGCTTATCCCAACATCCCTACGATCGCTCCTGATGGGGGCTTGTTCTCAACTAGTACGGATTTTTCAAAATACATGCTTGCGATGTTGAATGGGGGCAAATTAGGTGAGACTGCTATCCTTAAGCCGAGCTCGGTCGCAGAGATGCAGAAGCCGCATGTGGCTCTAAATTCAAAACTGCCGAATGCAGCTTATGGTTTTGAAATGTTCCACCATGAGTCTTTCAATGGACAGCAAGTTGTAGGAAAGGGCGGAGATCTGGAAGGCTATCATTCATGGATGTGGCTCCTGCCTGAACAGAAGGTAGGCGGATTTATTGTCATTAACAATGATAACTCCGGAATTCGCAATGATTTTTTTCAAGCATTCATGGATCATTATTATCCTAAGCAGTCCGGCAAGCCAATTGTACCCCTTCAGCCAACCCAGGCAGAACTATCTCAATTTGAAGGGGCGTACCGATATTTGAGAATACCGCTTCTTCATTTTGATGTAACAGCCAAAGCAGGTTATCTGGAGATCAGCGGCCCCAGCGGCACGCATAAGCTCGAACAGCTAGAACCTCTATTGTTCCAGGATGAGGAGGGGCGGCTTGCTGCTTTTAGACAGGAGTCAGATGGGAGCATATCATACCTGAGTTATGACCTCCCGGATGCTTGGAGCGAGAAGCTTCCTAGCTACAAAGATTATCAGGATGTCCCTAAGGATTCCCCGTATGCGGCATATATCAATAATCTAAGAAAGCTTGGCGGGGTACTTGAGGCTGACGCAGCCAGCTTTAATCCGGAGAAGCCTCTCACCCGCGGGGAATTCGCAGCTATGATCACCAGGCTGGCAGGGGTCAAGCGTTCCAATAAACCTTCTATATTTGCAGATGTACGGGGGCATCAGTATGAAGCGGATATTCAAACGATGACAGAACTTGGCGCGATCAGAGGCACAGCGAAACAGGTGTTTTTGCCCGACCAGATCATTAAGCGTGAGGAAGTCGCAGCATTTATCTATCACCTTTCAAAAAGCCTGGGCTTCCCAACAGTTACAGCCAAGCTGCATGGAGAAGTTCCAGAATGGGCGCGCGAAGCTGTGCAGTTTGTGGTAGGGTCTTCCCTGATTGGCCCCGATGTTCGAGCAGGTGAAGCGGGAAGTGTGGATTACCGGGCAGCTGATCCGCTGCTGCGTCAAGAAGCAGCTGTTATCCTTACGAAGTTTGCTAAGTTGATTGGAAGTGAATAA